In Candidatus Eisenbacteria bacterium, the genomic stretch TGGGATGCCGTACTCGCGAAAGAGGCGGTCGAAGACTGGGCGCACCCCGGTGCCGCGGACCGAACGCAGGCCGTGACACGCGAGCAGGTAGCGCGTGTGTTGATCGGCCACCGTCAGCGGATAGCAGTAGAGGCTATCGCGGGTGCGGAAGTGGCCTTTGAAGTCCGCGGTCCAGAGATCATTGGGCGCGGTGGTCGTGGGCGGGACGACGCCCGGATGCGCATGGCGCCGCCGCCGCCGGCGTTTCTTGACGAGCCCGTGCCGGGCAAGGAGATCGCCCGCGGTACTGATGGCCGGGCGCACGAACTGCGGATCGCGGCGCGCCAACCAGTCGAGCAGCTTCCGTGGGCCCCACGTCGGATGCGCGCGCCGGGCGGCACAGATCCGGTCCGCCCACTCGGGCGCAATGCGATGCGGACAGTGATGCGGCGCGCGCGACCGATCGCCGAGGCCGCGGCGCCCCTCCTCCTGGAAGCGAGCGAGCCACTTGTAGCCCGTCTTGCGACTGATGCCGTAGCGCGCACACAGCTCGGTGACCGGGAACACGGCCACGCGCACCTCGCGCAGGAACCGTTCACGTTGCTCCATCGCGTCCGTCTCCAACCAGGGCATCGACCAA encodes the following:
- a CDS encoding IS481 family transposase, producing MEQRERFLREVRVAVFPVTELCARYGISRKTGYKWLARFQEEGRRGLGDRSRAPHHCPHRIAPEWADRICAARRAHPTWGPRKLLDWLARRDPQFVRPAISTAGDLLARHGLVKKRRRRRRHAHPGVVPPTTTAPNDLWTADFKGHFRTRDSLYCYPLTVADQHTRYLLACHGLRSVRGTGVRPVFDRLFREYGIPRAIRTDNGAPFASTGLHGLSRLNVWWLRLGIQHQRIWPARPDQNGAHERMHRTLKQEATRPPRTHCAAQQRAFNAFRRLYNDERPHESLAGQPPAALYSPSPRSYSGVLPPVCYPGHFIVKRVTSAGTIFFKKRRLLFIAKALQDEPIGLEEIADGVWSIHFCHVRLGHVDERDYTIHP